Part of the Plasmodium vinckei vinckei genome assembly, chromosome: PVVCY_13 genome, AAATACTTATTGAGAAAAGCTGCTAAAATAGTTTCGCACTTATCTTATACCCATCCAAAAATCAGAAGAATATAAAGAGTTgcttatttaattaatttggCTAGTCCCGTGATTAttgtttctttattatactCAAAAGAGGCACACACATATTCACAATACCCTTTTAGGAAATAGTCCAATTGAATTTtcatgaaatatttatttatatatttcttttgaagaaaataagtttatttcaaaatagCTAATCAAATTAAAgtctaaaaaaatgaatgacGTAAAACAGATACTAATCGATGAAATAAGGAGGAACTTGGCTTATACGAAATTACCAGGACCAATAATGAGTTTAAAAGACATTTTAACATTAAGCCAAGAACAGGAATCTCAATTTAACAAAGAAGTTCATGATTTAGGGTTACATGTAAATAGTATCCATCATAACCCAACcccatcatttttatatgaaatggctttaaaatatgaaaaaaattcatatataacaaGTACAGGAGCATTGTGTTGTACATCTGGTGAAAAGACAGGCAGGTCACCATCAGATAAAAGGATTGTAAAAGAGAGTAGTTCCGAAGATGATATATGGTGGGGTAATGTCAATATACCAATAAAAGAGAAATCTTATGAAATAAACAAGAGTCGAGCTAtagattatttaaatttacagccaaatttatatgtaatagATGCATATGCAGGTTGGGATGAAAGTTGTCGAATAAAAATCCGTGTTATAACATCTCGAGCATATCATGCATTGTATATGttaaatatgttaataCCACCCAAAACAGAAGAAgaaattcaaaattttgtaCCAgactttattatatataatgctgGTGATTTTCCATCAAATAGATTAACAGAAGGTATGTCTAGTAAAACATCAGTGATATTAAATTTCGGTGCAATGGATATGGTAATATTAGGAACACAATATGCGGgtgaaatgaaaaaaggtatattaacattatttatgtataaaatgccaaaagaaaataaattaccATTACATTCATCATGTAATGtaggtaaaaaaaatgatgttaCATTATTCTTTGGTTTATCGGGTACTGGTAAGACAACACTATCGGCAGATTCAAATAGATATTTAATTGGAGATGATGAACATGTATGGACAGATAATGGAATATTTAATGTAGAAGGTGGTTGTTATGCTAAATGTAAAGGACTATCTAAAAGCCACGAACCTGAAATATTTCAAGCTATTAAATTTGGAGCAATATTAGAAAATGTTATTATGGATCCTATAACTAGAGATGtagattataataattgttCAATTACTGAAAATACTAGATGTGCTTATCCATTATCTTATATTGAAAATGCTAAAATACctgcatatattaatagtcatccaaaaaatataattcttttaaCATGTGATGCTTTTGGTGTTATACCACctttatcaaaattaaatgtTTATCAAATGATGTATCATTTTGTTAGTGGATATACAAGTAAAATGGCAGGAACCgaagataatatattaaaaccGACAGCTACTTTCTCTTCTTGTTATGCTGCCCCATTTTTAGCTTTACACCCGATGGTATATGCAAGAATGTTAGCAGATAAGTATGAAAAGCATAAGCCAAATGTTTGGTTATTAAATACAGGATGGATATAT contains:
- a CDS encoding phosphoenolpyruvate carboxykinase, putative — protein: MNDVKQILIDEIRRNLAYTKLPGPIMSLKDILTLSQEQESQFNKEVHDLGLHVNSIHHNPTPSFLYEMALKYEKNSYITSTGALCCTSGEKTGRSPSDKRIVKESSSEDDIWWGNVNIPIKEKSYEINKSRAIDYLNLQPNLYVIDAYAGWDESCRIKIRVITSRAYHALYMLNMLIPPKTEEEIQNFVPDFIIYNAGDFPSNRLTEGMSSKTSVILNFGAMDMVILGTQYAGEMKKGILTLFMYKMPKENKLPLHSSCNVGKKNDVTLFFGLSGTGKTTLSADSNRYLIGDDEHVWTDNGIFNVEGGCYAKCKGLSKSHEPEIFQAIKFGAILENVIMDPITRDVDYNNCSITENTRCAYPLSYIENAKIPAYINSHPKNIILLTCDAFGVIPPLSKLNVYQMMYHFVSGYTSKMAGTEDNILKPTATFSSCYAAPFLALHPMVYARMLADKYEKHKPNVWLLNTGWIYGAYGSGNGERIPLKYTRLLVDYIHDDKLNNIKYKQTPIFNFSIPEHLEGIPDEVLDPLIGWKNKEDYNTSLKTLAQEFITNFNLYSDKADPSILSGGPTI